A single window of Chondrinema litorale DNA harbors:
- a CDS encoding Crp/Fnr family transcriptional regulator encodes MYYAKLKEALNQIAPVEECAWNDLEQFLSTKTVRKGELLWKTGDICRQLVFVNKGLIRSFSLIKEKENTHHFYFENSLFYDDYSFISHKKCTKNYEAVETTDLSIVPRGALYLLFDKYKSFERIGRLAVEQIHVKLIENYERINLYTAEENYLHLIDAYPEILQRVPLKYIASYLNISAEHLSRIRKTVSKNDGN; translated from the coding sequence ATGTATTACGCAAAGTTAAAGGAAGCGCTCAATCAAATTGCTCCGGTTGAAGAATGTGCATGGAATGATCTTGAGCAATTTTTATCTACAAAAACGGTGAGAAAAGGAGAGCTTCTTTGGAAAACTGGTGACATATGCCGCCAATTGGTTTTTGTAAATAAGGGATTAATTAGAAGCTTTTCTTTAATTAAAGAGAAGGAGAATACACATCATTTCTATTTTGAAAATAGTCTTTTTTACGACGATTACAGTTTTATTTCTCATAAAAAATGCACAAAAAATTATGAGGCTGTAGAAACTACAGATTTATCTATAGTGCCAAGAGGTGCTTTGTATTTACTCTTCGACAAGTATAAATCTTTTGAGCGAATTGGCAGATTGGCTGTTGAGCAGATACATGTAAAACTGATAGAAAACTATGAGAGGATTAACCTATATACAGCAGAAGAAAACTATCTCCATTTAATAGATGCTTATCCCGAAATATTGCAGCGTGTTCCACTAAAATACATTGCTTCTTATTTAAATATTTCAGCGGAACATTTAAGTAGAATAAGAAAGACTGTCTCTAAAAATGATGGAAATTGA
- a CDS encoding DinB family protein produces the protein MEEQYELIKQSRNILLEYCMTIFPDDLTMESSSFGRGSIRNLLVHVANVYEFWIGKHGLKKDIKFTLYDSIDSIHEIKRLFSTVDQLTQEYFDYVNSNPGIEIIYDINGIKKKTNPITIFTHVITHEFHHKGQILSLSRQLGYKPVDTDIIR, from the coding sequence TTGGAAGAGCAATACGAGCTGATTAAGCAGTCAAGAAACATACTACTAGAATATTGTATGACCATATTCCCGGATGATTTAACCATGGAGAGCAGTTCATTCGGCCGCGGAAGCATTAGAAACTTACTAGTACATGTGGCAAATGTGTACGAATTCTGGATTGGAAAACACGGACTTAAAAAAGATATAAAATTTACATTATACGATTCTATTGACAGTATTCATGAAATTAAGCGTCTTTTTAGCACAGTAGACCAACTCACACAAGAGTATTTTGACTATGTAAATTCAAATCCTGGAATAGAAATTATCTACGATATTAATGGGATAAAGAAAAAAACAAATCCTATTACTATTTTTACGCATGTGATTACACATGAATTCCACCACAAAGGCCAAATTCTATCTTTAAGTAGGCAATTGGGCTATAAACCGGTGGATACAGATATTATCAGATAA
- a CDS encoding FAD-dependent monooxygenase, whose translation MNTDIKETFVILGGGIAGLSTAIALKRIGIVAKVYEAAPQFKPVGAGIILAINAMKAYKHIGLYNEIAQAGNPLSTISILSQNGKVITQTNVDNQAFPNVAIHRAKLHEILFSQLDENQIINNKKSKDVEILPDAYKISFEDGSTIVAENVIVAEGIHSTIRQKLIPKAEKRYAGYTCWRGIAENSTLKLTETTETWGKNGRFGITPINDNQVYWFAVMDAVENSDWAKNFSLSDIKKNFKDYHEEITQVLEQGQIGEIIQNDLHDLKPIKTYAFDELVLIGDAAHATTPNMGQGACQAIEDAVVLAECLKVNSSVKEAFKRFEAKRVKRTHFIVNQSWTMGKVAHWQNPIATSLRDTLLRIIPEKIAQQQIQKIYDFKLS comes from the coding sequence ATGAACACAGATATAAAAGAAACATTTGTAATTCTAGGTGGTGGAATCGCTGGTTTAAGTACAGCAATCGCACTAAAAAGAATAGGCATTGTTGCCAAGGTGTATGAAGCCGCGCCACAATTTAAACCTGTGGGTGCCGGAATTATTCTGGCTATAAATGCCATGAAAGCCTACAAACATATTGGTTTGTATAATGAAATTGCCCAAGCGGGTAATCCATTAAGTACCATCAGTATTCTTTCTCAAAATGGTAAAGTGATCACCCAAACAAATGTGGATAATCAGGCATTTCCGAATGTGGCTATACACCGGGCAAAATTGCATGAGATTTTGTTTAGCCAACTCGATGAAAATCAAATCATTAACAATAAGAAATCTAAGGATGTTGAGATTTTGCCAGATGCTTATAAAATCTCCTTTGAAGATGGTTCAACGATAGTTGCAGAAAATGTAATCGTAGCAGAAGGAATCCATTCTACTATTAGGCAAAAGCTGATCCCTAAAGCAGAAAAGCGCTATGCGGGTTACACATGTTGGAGAGGAATAGCAGAAAATTCTACCTTAAAACTCACTGAAACAACTGAGACTTGGGGTAAAAATGGCAGGTTTGGCATTACTCCAATTAATGATAATCAAGTGTATTGGTTTGCAGTGATGGATGCCGTAGAAAACAGTGATTGGGCTAAAAATTTCTCGTTATCTGATATTAAAAAGAACTTTAAAGATTATCACGAAGAGATAACTCAAGTTTTAGAACAAGGGCAAATAGGAGAGATTATCCAAAACGATTTACACGATTTAAAACCAATAAAAACGTATGCTTTTGATGAGTTAGTTTTAATTGGTGATGCTGCGCATGCTACTACACCAAACATGGGGCAAGGTGCCTGCCAAGCAATTGAAGATGCAGTAGTTTTGGCCGAATGTTTAAAAGTAAACTCTTCGGTAAAAGAGGCATTCAAAAGATTTGAAGCTAAAAGAGTTAAAAGAACCCATTTCATTGTTAACCAATCATGGACGATGGGGAAAGTAGCTCATTGGCAAAACCCAATAGCAACAAGTTTGAGAGATACTCTACTTAGAATAATTCCTGAAAAAATCGCGCAACAGCAAATACAAAAGATTTATGATTTTAAATTGAGCTAA
- a CDS encoding DUF3575 domain-containing protein produces the protein MKILLTIIICAISLIANAQESSVEKATLGVQAGLLGIWVNGESKLAEQFTLRTEVGVMFDSFGFTSNSDIYTITPELTLEPRWYYNIEKRALSGKPTSKNSANYFSIETSYHPYWFMITDGDHNYKREEKTNVTIVPTWGIRRSISENFNFEAGIGIGYKHYTGLGNDSNLATNIHLRIGYILK, from the coding sequence ATGAAGATTCTACTAACTATTATTATTTGTGCAATTTCTCTGATCGCAAATGCACAAGAATCGAGTGTTGAAAAAGCAACATTAGGAGTACAAGCTGGCTTGCTTGGAATTTGGGTTAACGGTGAAAGCAAATTAGCTGAGCAATTTACTCTTAGAACAGAGGTGGGAGTAATGTTCGACTCATTTGGGTTTACATCAAACTCTGATATTTATACCATAACACCAGAGTTAACTCTAGAACCAAGGTGGTACTATAATATTGAGAAAAGAGCTTTGAGTGGTAAACCCACCTCAAAGAATAGTGCTAACTATTTTTCTATTGAGACCAGTTACCATCCTTATTGGTTTATGATTACAGATGGAGATCATAATTACAAAAGAGAAGAGAAAACCAATGTAACCATAGTACCAACTTGGGGAATTCGTAGAAGTATTAGTGAAAATTTCAATTTTGAAGCTGGAATAGGTATTGGATACAAACATTATACGGGCTTAGGAAACGATTCGAATCTTGCCACCAATATTCATTTAAGAATTGGATATATCTTAAAATAG
- a CDS encoding Crp/Fnr family transcriptional regulator — protein sequence MKMLETLSLLSSLSKESQEQLVDLITEHQYSKGHVLLNLWQIDREVHFIVKGSGRVYYLRNGQDITDYIAMDGQILGGVESLFTQTPSNKAMELTEDSIVQSLNYQAFLKLCKKYRDLETLRAEIAIFAFLECQKRIESIRFLSASERYQELEKKYPGISNRIPLKHLASYLGTTQVSLSRIRSGIQ from the coding sequence ATGAAAATGCTAGAAACCTTGTCTCTATTAAGCTCTTTATCTAAAGAATCTCAAGAGCAACTCGTTGATTTAATTACTGAGCATCAATACTCCAAAGGACATGTTTTGCTCAACTTGTGGCAAATTGATAGGGAAGTGCATTTTATTGTAAAAGGTTCTGGCAGGGTTTATTATTTGCGAAATGGGCAAGATATAACCGATTACATTGCTATGGATGGACAAATTTTGGGTGGTGTAGAAAGCTTGTTCACACAAACTCCATCGAACAAAGCGATGGAATTAACTGAAGATTCAATAGTGCAATCTTTAAACTATCAGGCTTTTTTAAAGCTGTGCAAAAAATATCGAGACTTAGAAACGCTTAGAGCAGAAATAGCCATTTTTGCTTTTCTCGAATGCCAAAAACGTATTGAATCAATCCGATTTTTAAGTGCCAGTGAGCGCTACCAAGAACTAGAAAAGAAATATCCTGGAATTTCAAACAGAATTCCTCTAAAACATCTAGCCAGTTATTTGGGTACTACGCAAGTAAGTTTGAGTAGAATCAGAAGTGGTATTCAATAA